The Pseudomonas sp. GD03919 region CTGGTGGCGGTTGCTGCCCTTGACGGCCTTGATGAAGGGGAAGCCGAACTTGGCCTTGTAGGCATCGTTGAGTTCGGTGAAGCGAGCGAACTCCTCGGCGGTGCACTCGTGGATGCCGGCGCCGGATTGCTCGGCGGTGCTGGAAGCGGTCAGTTCGCCGCGTACGGCGGCTTTGCCGGCCAAGTCCGGGTGAGCGTTGATCAGCGCCAGTTGCGCCTCATGACTGGCGGACAGAAGGATGTCGGCCATACGCTGCTGCAGGCCGTCGATGTCGTCTACCGACGCATCCAGGCCGAGGTCATAGGCTTTCTCGGCCACCCAGGGCGAGTGCTCGTAGATGTCGGCGAAGGCGGCGACGAACGCGTCGCGGCTCAGCTGGGAAGGGGTCAGGGTCTGGAAACGGCTCATGGGCGGCTCTCTTTTTCGGTCGCGCTGAAGGGGTGGGTGGCATGCCAGTGCTTGGCGATGTCGACGCGGCGGGCGCACCAGACCTTGTCATGGCTCTTCACATAGTCGATGAAGCGTGCCAGCGAGGCCAGGCGGGCCGGACGACCGAGCAGGCGGCAGTGCATGCCGATCGACAGCATCTTCGGAGCGCCGGCTTTACCCTCGGCGTAGAGCACGTCGAAGGCATCCTTGAGGTATTCGAAGAAATCGTCGCCCTTGTTGAAGCCCTGCACCTGGGTGAAGCGCATGTCGTTGGTGTCGAGGGTGTAAGGGATTACCAGGTGCGGCTTCTCTGCGGTGCTGGCCGGGTCCCAGTAGGGCAGGTCGTCATCGTAGGTGTCGGAGTCGTAGAGGAAACCGCCTTCCTCGCGCACGAGGCGCCGGGTGTTCGGGCCCAGACGACCGGTGTACCAGCCCAGCGGACGTTCGCCGCTCAGCTCAGTGAGGATGCGGATAGCCTCGAACATGTGCTCGCGCTCGGTCGCTTCGTCCATGTTCTGGTAATCGATCCAGCGGTAGCCGTGGCTGCAGATCTCATGCCCGGCGGCGACCATCTGGCGAATCACCTCGGGGTGACGCTGGGCGGCCATGGCCACGGCGAAAATGGTCAGGGGAATGTCGTGCTTCTTGAATAGCTCGAGCAGGCGCCAGACTCCGGCGCGGCTGCCGTATTCGTAGAGCGATTCCATGCATAGGTTGCGCTGGCCCTGCAGCGGCTGGGCGGCGACCATCTCGGAGAGGAAGGCCTCGGATTCCTTGTCGCCGTGCAGGATGTTGCGCTCGCCGCCTTCCTCGTAATTGAGCACGAAGGACAAGGCGATGCGGGCATCGCCCGGCCAGTGTGGGTGGGGTGGGTTTGCGCCGTAGCCGATCAGATCGCGTGGGTAATCAGCATTCACTGCAGTCTTCCTATCTGGAGCGTGGCGGTCACTGCGCGCCTGGCAATGAATGGCTGCGCGACCGGGATGGTTAATTGTATACAAAGTTGTTTGCCGTTTGTAAATCGACTTTTCATCATTTTCTGCATTCTTTGTAACGCGGAAGAGGCTGACCGAGTGGACGGTAATTCGCGCCGAGTGGTGTGTGATTGCTGGTTTGCGATGAATGCATATGGCGGTGGATTGGCTGCATCTATAACGTTTTATCTGGATTTATTGTGTACAATTTCAGGTTGAAATGTTTTATATTCTGGCTGCGTGCTATCCTGCCATTGCGTCGGAGCACTGCGACGAGCCGATTTCAACAGAGTAGAGGAGGTGTGGTGTTCGTTGGGCGCAGGTCGCCACGAGCATCCGAGACCCATGGGACGTTTGACTACGCATGTACTGGACGCCGCACACGGTTGCCCAGGGAGTGACATCAAGGTCGAGCTGTATCGCGTCGAAGGCGCGCAGCTGGAGCTGATCAATACCGTTACCACCAACCACGATGGCCGTTGCGACGCGCCGGTGCTGCAGGGCGATGACTACCGTACGGGCGTCTACCAGCTGCATTTCCATGCCGGCGACTATTACCGCGCCCGTGGCGTGACGCTGCCGGAACCGGCTTTTCTCGATGTTGTGGTGCTGCGTTTCGGCATCGATGCCGGCCAGGAGCACTACCACGTGCCGCTACTGATTTCGCCTTACAGCTACTCCACCTATCGCGGTAGCTGATGACTGGCGGGGCAGCCGCCAGACGAATGCTTGTCACCCTCAGACTCGTTTGAGTCCCTATGCCCGCTCACACTGCGGGCTTTTTTTCGTCCGCGTGTAGAGCGACGCGTAGCCCATCAGATGAAATCCGGGGCCGATGATAGGCATGGGGCGAGGGCGCTTGTCGTTGCCAGGCCAAACGAAAAGCCCCGGCACAGGGCCGGGGCTTCGTGGCGTCTGCCGTCAGAGGAAGGCGAACTTGGCGATGAAGATCGCGCACAGCACGTACAGGCTGATCGATACCTTATCGCGCTGGCCGGTCAGCAGCTTCAGCGTCGCGTAGGTGAGAAAGCCCAGGGCGATGCCGTTGGCGATGGAGAAGGTCAGCGGCATCATCACCACGGTGACGATGGCCGGGATGGTGTCGGTATGGTCTTTCCAGTCGATGTGCGCCATGCCGCTCATCATCAGCATCGCCACGTAGATCAGCGCGCCTGCGGTGGCGTAGGCGGGAATCATGCCGGCCAACGGAGCGAAGAACATCGCGGCGAGGAACAGGATACCGACGGTGATGGCGGTCAGGCCGGTACGGCCACCGGCAGCGACACCGGCAGCGCTTTCCACATAGCTGGTCACCGGCGGGCAGCCAACCATCGCACCGACCACGCTGGAGGTGGAGTCGGCTTTCAGCGCCTTGGACAGGTTCTGGATCTTGCCGTCTTCATCCACCAGGTTGGCGCGGTGGGCGACGCCCATCAGGGTGCCGGCGGTGTCGAACATGTTCACGAAGAGGAAGGCCAGGATCACGCTGATCATTGCCACGTTGAACGCGCCGGCGATGTCCATGGCCAGGAAGGTCGGTGCCAGGCTCGGCAGCATCGACACCAGGCCGCCATATTCCACCAGGCCCAGGGCCCAGCCGATGGCGGTTACACCGAGCATGCTGAACAGGATGGCGCCGAACACGTTGCGGTGGCTGAGCACGGCGATCAGCAGGAAGCACACGGCGGCCAGCAGCGCCGACGGGTTGGCGAATGAGCCCATGGTCAGCAGGGTGGCCGGGCTGTCGACGACGATGCCGGCGGTCTTCAGGCCGATCAGACCGAGGAACAGGCCGACCCCGGCGCCCATGGCGAAACGCAGGCTCATCGGGATGCTGTTGAGCAGCCATTCGCGAATCTTCGACAGGCTCATGATCATGAACAGCACGCCGGAGATGAACACCGCGCCCAGTGCGATCTGCCAGCTGTAACCCATTTCACCGACGACGGTGTAGGTGAAGAAGGCGTTCAGGCCCATGCCAGGCGCCAGGCCCACCGGCCAGTTGGCGTACAGGCCCATCAGGAAGCAGCCCAGGGCTGCACCGATGCAGGTGGCGACGAAAGCGGCGCCATGGTCTATGCCGGCGCCGGCCATGATGTTGGGGTTGACGAAGATGATGTAGGCCATGGTGACGAAGGTCGTCAGGCCGGCCAGCAGTTCGGTCTTGATGGTGGTGCGGTGCTCGGTCAGTTTGAAGAAGCGGTCGAGCAGACCTCCTCTTGCCAGTTGAGTCGCGTGTTGTTCTTGTTTGATGCTTTCCACTGCGGGTACTCCTCATGTCTCTTGTTGTGTACCGCCCAGAGCGTTGCGCAAGGACAATGCTCTCTGAGGTAGGTGGTGTTTCTGGCAGTGCTTCCTGGCTAAGTTGTTGACCGAGCGATCAAGAAGTCGCTCAGGCGTGATTATGCTGTTGTATACAAAAAATGCAATTAATGTTTTTAATGTTGCATTGATCGCACCAGTTGACTGACCGGGCGTGAGTGCGACCGAATTGGGCGACAATCCATTCTGTCTTGAAGGTAAAAGACTTTTAAAACAAAGAGATAGGAAAGGGGCTTGCTGGAACGCCTTTGGCTGCCCGAGCAGCTGTCAGCCAGTGATAGGCGGTCCTTAGCTGCTAATGAACTGAGACGGTAGCCATATATAAGGAAAGGATTTGTTTCGCTGCGCTAAATCTCAGGCAATGTACTGCCATCGCCAGCTATGACGTCATACGACGCAGGGTGTAGTGGCTGATTGCTTTGTGTACAATTGCCCCAATTTTTTTCTGATGTTTTTTCGCTCGGCGCTTGTCAGCTACCGGGTAGAACACAGTAGAGTCGCAGTGTCGCCGACTCTCATTGACGCGAGCCAGAATGAACGATCAATTGCAGCCACTGAAGAAGCAGCCGCGTGCAGGCAAAAGCAGCCGCAGCGGGACTCAGGACGATGTCGTATATGCCCATATTTTCGATGCCATTCTCGAGCAGCGTCTGGCGCCCGGCACCAAGCTGAGCGAAGAGGCGCTGGGTGAGATCTTCGGCGTCAGTCGCACCATCATTCGTCGCGCCCTGTCGCGTCTGGCTCACGAGGGCGTGGTGCTGTTGCGCCCGAACCGCGGTGCGGTCGTCGCCAGCCCGAGCGTCGAAGAAGCTCGGCAGATTTTCTATGCACGTCGCCTGGTCGAACGTGCCATCACCGAACTGGCCGTCGAGCACGCGACAGCCGAGCAGTTGGCCGAACTGCGGCAGATGGTCAGGGATGAGCAGGACAGCTTTTCCCGGGGTGATCGTGGCGCGGGTATTCGCCTCTCCGGCGAGTTCCACCTGAAGCTGGCCGAGGCCGCGCGCAATGCGCCGCTCGTCAGCTTCCAGCGCAGCCTGGTGTCGCAGACCTCGCTGATCATCGCCCAGTACGAAAGCAGCGGCCGTTCGCACTGCTCCTATGACGAGCACAATCAGCTGATCGACGCCATCGAGGCGCGCGATGCCGAGCGTGCGGTGCACCTAATGATGCATCACATGGATCACATCGACAGCAAGCTCAACCTCGACGAGGAAGGCGCCTCGGACGACCTGCACGCCGTGTTCTCGCACCTGTTGCAGACCAAGAAGAAGCCTGGCCGCAGCGCTGCCAACCGCTGATTTGCTGCGTTGGCGGTGTCGGCGCTCTGCAGCTGTTTCGACACTTGTGTAGGAGCCGCGCCTCGCGGCGAATTGGGTTGGTAGCAACTTCGCCCCGGGGCGGGGCTCCCACAAGTTGGCGTCCGCCTATCCAATTTTAAGGTAGCTCCGCGCTCAGTTTCAGGGTGGGTTAGTCGCTTATCACCGCTACTGGCCACAGCACCTTGCTAGATGCGGCGTAACCCACCATCGGCGCAACGCGTTCCATCGCCTGGTGGATTACGCGGCGCACTGCTCTCATCCGCGCCCTTACGATTAGCGTTCAGCGCCGCTAATCCACCCTACGCGGAGTAGCATCCGGCCTCACTTTAGGTGGCTCCACATACCTTGCGCTTAGCGTTGGTGCACCGACACGCCCGCGGCGAAGGTCTCCTTCACGGCGCGGTCGTCGCCGAGCATGGTCAGGGCGAACAGGCGTTCTTCCAGGCTCGTGGCCTGCTGCATGCGGTAACTGATCAGCGGCGTGGCGTTGTAGTCCAGCACCAGGAAGTCGGCGTCCTTGCCGGGCAGGAAGTTGCCCAGCTGGTCGTCCAGGTAAAGGGCGTTGGCGCCACCGAGGGTGGCCAGGTACAGCGACTTGAACGGATCGAGCTTCTTGCCCTGTAGCTGCATCACCTTGTAGGCCTCGTTCAGCGATTGCAGCTGGCTGAAGCTGGTGCCGGCGCCGACGTCGGTGCCCAGGCCGACGCGCACGCCATGGGCTTCCAGCTTGTTCAGGTCGAACAGGCCGCTGCCGAGGAACAGGTTGGAGGTCGGGCAGAAGGCCACCGCCGAGCCGGTTTCGGCCAGGCGCTTGCACTCGTCGTCGCACAGGTGCACGCCATGGGCGAACACCGCGCGCGGGCCGATCAGCTTGTGGTGGTCATAGACGTCCAGATAGCCCTTGCGCTCGGGAAAGAGTTCCTTGACCCATTCGATTTCCTTGCGGTTCTCGGACAGGTGGGTGTGCATATACAGGTCCGGGTACTCGCCCAGCAGCTTGCCGGCCTGCTCCAGTTGCTCCGGCGTGCTGGTGGGGGCGAAGCGCGGGGTGACCGCATAGTGCAGGCGGCCCTTGCCGTGCCAGCGTTCGATCAGTGCCTTGCTCTCGGCGTAGCCGCCTTCCGCGGTGTCGGTGAGGTAATCCGGAGCGTTGCGATCCATCAGCACCTTGCCCGCGATCATGCGCAGGTTGAGCTTTTCGGCCTGCTCGAAGAAGGCATCCACCGATTGCGGATGCACGCTGCCGAACACCAGGGCGGTGGTGGTGCCGTTGCGCAGCAATTCTTTGAGGAAGATCGCCGCCACGTCACTGGCGTGCGCCTTGTCTTCGAACTGTTTTTCTGTGGGGAAGGTGTAGGTATTGAGCCAGTCCAGCAGCTGCTCGCCGTAGGAGGCGATCATGCCGGTCTGCGGGTAGTGGATATGGGTGTCGATGAAACCGGGGGTGATAAGCGCGTCGCGGTAGTGTTGAACCTCGATGCCGGCCAGCTTCGGCAACAGCTCGGCAGCTGCGCCGACCTGAGCGACCTTGCCGTTTTCGATCAGCAGGATGCCGTCCTCGAAATATTCGTAAGACTGCTCGACACCGACCACGGCCGGGTCGGCGAGGCTGTGCAGGATGGCGGCGCGGTAGGCTTTGCGGGTGTTGCTCATCGTGTGAATCTCAATCAGTGGGGGCGCTGGGTGCACCAAAAAATGGGTAGTGCGCACAGCGCACCAATAATCAGGACCGGCGCGAGGCCGGCAGCAGCTTGGCCACGCTGGATTCGCCTTTCTTCACGTCTTGGCCGAAGCTTGCGTTGTAGGTAGCGATCACCTCACCGGCGATGGACACGGCGATTTCTACCGGCAGCTTGCCTTTCACTTCCGGCAGACCCATGGGGCAGCGCATGCGCGCCATCAGGGTTTCTTCGAAGCCGCGCTCGCGCAGGCGATGCTCGAACTTGACGCGTTTGGTCTTCGAGCCGATCAGGCCGTAGTAGGCGAAGTCGCCGCGTTTGAGGATCGCCGCGGTCAGCTCAAGGTCGAGCTGGTGGTTGTGGGTCATGACGATGTAGTAACTGCCGGGTGGCATGTTCTCCACCTCGTCGACCACTTCGTCACTCACGATCTTTTCCACGCCGGCGGGGATGTGTTCGGGAAATTCGTTCTCCCGCGAATCGATCCAGCGCACCTTGCACGGCAGGCTGGCCAGCAGCGGTACCAACGCGCGACCGACATGGCCGGCGCCGAATACGGCGATCTGCGCCTGCGGCTGGCCCATTGGCTCGAACAACAACACGGTGGCGCCGCCGCAGCACTGGCCGAGGCTGGCGCCGAGGGAGAAACGCTCCAGGCGAGTGTCCTGGCTACGGCTGGCGAGCATCTCGCGCGCCATTTCCATGGCCTTGTATTCCAGATGGCCGCCGCCGATGGTCTCGAAGATGCGTTCGGCGGTGACCACCATCTTCGAACCGGCATTACGCGGCGTCGAGCCGCGTTCTTCGATGATGGTCACCAGCACGCAGGGCTCACCTTTTTCCAGCAGCTCGGCGAGGGCACTGATCCAGCTCATTTGCTCAGCCTCCAGGAAGGCGTGGTCTGCCCCGGGCGCGGCAGGCGCCAGTTGCTCGGCGACGGGGCCAGAATCGGCTCCGGCGTCGGGCGAGCGGGTGGATTATTCGGTTCGGTGTGTTTTGTCATTGTTGTGCACCGTGGTTTGGGGGGGGAAGTAGGGTGGGCTTTAGCCCACCAATACTCCCCGTTGATGTTGGTGGGCTGAAGCGGAGCGCCGCCCGGCCCACCCTACGCTCCGACCGTTTCCATTTCGACGGCGCTTGCTCTGGCTTGCTTCAGTTTGCGCATCTGCTCTACGCCCCAGAGCACGCGCTCGGGCGTGGCCGGGGCGTCGATCTGCGGTTGTACCTTGTAGTCGGCCAGGCTGGCCACGGCGTCCTTCAGCGCGCACCAGGCGGCGATGCCGAGCATGAAGGGCGGCTCGCCCACGGCCTTGGAGTGGAACACGGTGTCTTCCGGGTTCTTGCGGTTTTCCACCAGTTTCACGCGCAGGTCGATGGGCATGTCGGCGATGGCCGGGATCTTGTAGCTGGCCGGGCTGCAGGTCATCAGCTTGCCCTTGGCGTTCCACACCAGCTCTTCGGTGGTCAGCCAGCCCATGCCCTGGACGAAGGCGCCTTCCACCTGGCCGATGTCGATGGCCGGGTTCAGCGAATCGCCGACGTCATGCAGGATGTCGCCGCGCAGCATGCGGTATTCGCCGGTCAGGGTGTCGACCAGCACTTCCACGCAGGCCACGCCGTAGGCGTAGTAGTAGAAGGGGCGGCCAGCCGCCTTGTCGCGGTCGTAGTAAATCTTCGGGGTGCGGTAGAAGCCGGTCGAAGAGAGCGAGACCTGACCGAAGTAGGCCTTCTGGATCATCACCTCGAAGGACAGGAAGTGATCACGCACGCGCACCTGGCCGTT contains the following coding sequences:
- the puuE gene encoding allantoinase PuuE, yielding MNADYPRDLIGYGANPPHPHWPGDARIALSFVLNYEEGGERNILHGDKESEAFLSEMVAAQPLQGQRNLCMESLYEYGSRAGVWRLLELFKKHDIPLTIFAVAMAAQRHPEVIRQMVAAGHEICSHGYRWIDYQNMDEATEREHMFEAIRILTELSGERPLGWYTGRLGPNTRRLVREEGGFLYDSDTYDDDLPYWDPASTAEKPHLVIPYTLDTNDMRFTQVQGFNKGDDFFEYLKDAFDVLYAEGKAGAPKMLSIGMHCRLLGRPARLASLARFIDYVKSHDKVWCARRVDIAKHWHATHPFSATEKESRP
- the uraH gene encoding hydroxyisourate hydrolase; translation: MGRLTTHVLDAAHGCPGSDIKVELYRVEGAQLELINTVTTNHDGRCDAPVLQGDDYRTGVYQLHFHAGDYYRARGVTLPEPAFLDVVVLRFGIDAGQEHYHVPLLISPYSYSTYRGS
- the xdhC gene encoding xanthine dehydrogenase accessory protein XdhC, which produces MSWISALAELLEKGEPCVLVTIIEERGSTPRNAGSKMVVTAERIFETIGGGHLEYKAMEMAREMLASRSQDTRLERFSLGASLGQCCGGATVLLFEPMGQPQAQIAVFGAGHVGRALVPLLASLPCKVRWIDSRENEFPEHIPAGVEKIVSDEVVDEVENMPPGSYYIVMTHNHQLDLELTAAILKRGDFAYYGLIGSKTKRVKFEHRLRERGFEETLMARMRCPMGLPEVKGKLPVEIAVSIAGEVIATYNASFGQDVKKGESSVAKLLPASRRS
- the uraD gene encoding 2-oxo-4-hydroxy-4-carboxy-5-ureidoimidazoline decarboxylase — its product is MSRFQTLTPSQLSRDAFVAAFADIYEHSPWVAEKAYDLGLDASVDDIDGLQQRMADILLSASHEAQLALINAHPDLAGKAAVRGELTASSTAEQSGAGIHECTAEEFARFTELNDAYKAKFGFPFIKAVKGSNRHQILAAFEERIHNTPEQEFATALAEINKIALFRLQQL
- the guaD gene encoding guanine deaminase, whose protein sequence is MSNTRKAYRAAILHSLADPAVVGVEQSYEYFEDGILLIENGKVAQVGAAAELLPKLAGIEVQHYRDALITPGFIDTHIHYPQTGMIASYGEQLLDWLNTYTFPTEKQFEDKAHASDVAAIFLKELLRNGTTTALVFGSVHPQSVDAFFEQAEKLNLRMIAGKVLMDRNAPDYLTDTAEGGYAESKALIERWHGKGRLHYAVTPRFAPTSTPEQLEQAGKLLGEYPDLYMHTHLSENRKEIEWVKELFPERKGYLDVYDHHKLIGPRAVFAHGVHLCDDECKRLAETGSAVAFCPTSNLFLGSGLFDLNKLEAHGVRVGLGTDVGAGTSFSQLQSLNEAYKVMQLQGKKLDPFKSLYLATLGGANALYLDDQLGNFLPGKDADFLVLDYNATPLISYRMQQATSLEERLFALTMLGDDRAVKETFAAGVSVHQR
- a CDS encoding NCS2 family permease, which encodes MESIKQEQHATQLARGGLLDRFFKLTEHRTTIKTELLAGLTTFVTMAYIIFVNPNIMAGAGIDHGAAFVATCIGAALGCFLMGLYANWPVGLAPGMGLNAFFTYTVVGEMGYSWQIALGAVFISGVLFMIMSLSKIREWLLNSIPMSLRFAMGAGVGLFLGLIGLKTAGIVVDSPATLLTMGSFANPSALLAAVCFLLIAVLSHRNVFGAILFSMLGVTAIGWALGLVEYGGLVSMLPSLAPTFLAMDIAGAFNVAMISVILAFLFVNMFDTAGTLMGVAHRANLVDEDGKIQNLSKALKADSTSSVVGAMVGCPPVTSYVESAAGVAAGGRTGLTAITVGILFLAAMFFAPLAGMIPAYATAGALIYVAMLMMSGMAHIDWKDHTDTIPAIVTVVMMPLTFSIANGIALGFLTYATLKLLTGQRDKVSISLYVLCAIFIAKFAFL
- a CDS encoding GntR family transcriptional regulator, with product MNDQLQPLKKQPRAGKSSRSGTQDDVVYAHIFDAILEQRLAPGTKLSEEALGEIFGVSRTIIRRALSRLAHEGVVLLRPNRGAVVASPSVEEARQIFYARRLVERAITELAVEHATAEQLAELRQMVRDEQDSFSRGDRGAGIRLSGEFHLKLAEAARNAPLVSFQRSLVSQTSLIIAQYESSGRSHCSYDEHNQLIDAIEARDAERAVHLMMHHMDHIDSKLNLDEEGASDDLHAVFSHLLQTKKKPGRSAANR